One Sphingobium sp. Z007 genomic region harbors:
- a CDS encoding CmcJ/NvfI family oxidoreductase: MASLPVQADIEDSARQAPALIRYLDEGDFVTRRYVSHGVEVNTGAYGDHLMVVRDGMPIRDHFDFDTHGFMLGRHRSAITDFFDKEAVNRLYLCECEGAIQALTGASCVAAGGWMIRTSADLTARAQEKVEHYRHEGGIQPPAGEAHVDYNEITGRRAAERAYAAAFPDGPGYKRYVCVSFWRTFTPGPQDWPLAVCDGRTVSDEEATSNTLFVVDELPIGDALTAPVAGEDQMIAASIFRHRDRHRWWYFSNMAADDVLLFKFQDSDHDVTWRCPHTAFHDGSLPDTKTRSSIEVRAVAFFE, encoded by the coding sequence ATGGCGAGCCTGCCGGTCCAAGCAGATATCGAGGACAGCGCGCGGCAGGCGCCCGCGCTGATCCGTTATCTCGACGAGGGCGATTTCGTCACGCGGCGCTATGTGTCGCACGGGGTCGAGGTCAACACCGGCGCCTATGGCGACCATCTGATGGTGGTGCGCGACGGGATGCCGATCCGCGATCATTTCGACTTCGACACCCATGGCTTCATGCTGGGCAGGCATCGCAGCGCGATCACCGACTTTTTCGACAAGGAAGCGGTCAATCGTCTCTATCTGTGCGAATGTGAGGGCGCGATCCAGGCGCTGACCGGCGCGTCCTGCGTGGCGGCGGGCGGCTGGATGATCCGCACTTCCGCCGACCTCACGGCCCGCGCGCAGGAGAAGGTGGAGCATTACCGGCACGAAGGCGGCATCCAGCCGCCGGCGGGCGAGGCCCATGTCGACTATAACGAGATTACCGGCCGCCGCGCGGCAGAGCGCGCCTATGCCGCCGCCTTCCCCGATGGGCCGGGCTATAAACGCTATGTCTGCGTCAGCTTCTGGCGGACCTTCACGCCGGGGCCGCAGGACTGGCCGCTGGCCGTGTGCGACGGCCGCACCGTGTCAGACGAGGAAGCGACGTCGAATACCCTGTTCGTGGTCGATGAACTGCCGATCGGCGATGCGCTGACCGCGCCGGTCGCAGGCGAGGACCAGATGATCGCCGCCTCCATCTTCCGCCATCGCGACCGCCATCGCTGGTGGTATTTTTCGAACATGGCGGCGGACGATGTGCTACTGTTCAAATTCCAGGACAGCGACCATGACGTGACCTGGCGCTGTCCGCATACGGCCTTTCATGACGGCAGTTTGCCGGACACGAAAACGCGCTCCAGCATAGAAGTGCGAGCAGTGGCGTTTTTCGAATAG
- a CDS encoding glutathione S-transferase family protein codes for MLTLYSFGPAANSLKPLLALYEKGLNFTPRFVDPTRFEHHEPWFKAINPRGQVPALDHDGHIITESTVICEYLEDAFPDAPRLRPVDPVQIAEMRVWTKWVDEYFCWCVSTIGWERMIGPMARKLSDAEFEDKLKHIPIPEQQAKWRSARAGFPKEVLDEEMRKIRVSVDRLEQRLSQSPWLAGEDYTLADICNFAIANGMQHGYADIVNNQATPHLVAWIERIAARPAAQAMFAKSKSEMPARPAATAAA; via the coding sequence ATGTTGACGCTCTACAGCTTCGGTCCGGCCGCCAATAGCCTGAAACCCCTGCTGGCCCTGTATGAAAAGGGGCTGAATTTCACCCCCCGCTTCGTCGATCCGACCCGGTTCGAACATCATGAACCCTGGTTCAAGGCAATCAATCCGCGCGGCCAGGTGCCAGCGCTCGACCATGACGGCCATATCATCACCGAATCGACGGTGATCTGCGAATATCTGGAGGATGCCTTCCCGGATGCGCCACGCCTGCGCCCGGTCGATCCGGTGCAGATCGCGGAAATGCGCGTGTGGACCAAATGGGTGGACGAATATTTCTGCTGGTGCGTGTCCACCATCGGCTGGGAACGGATGATCGGCCCGATGGCGCGCAAGCTGTCGGATGCCGAGTTCGAGGATAAGCTGAAGCATATCCCGATCCCGGAACAGCAGGCCAAATGGCGCAGCGCCCGCGCGGGCTTCCCCAAAGAGGTGCTGGACGAGGAAATGCGCAAGATCCGCGTGTCGGTCGATCGACTGGAACAGCGCCTGTCGCAAAGCCCCTGGCTGGCGGGGGAGGATTATACACTGGCTGATATCTGCAACTTTGCGATCGCGAACGGGATGCAGCATGGTTACGCCGATATCGTGAACAATCAGGCGACGCCGCATCTGGTCGCCTGGATCGAGCGGATCGCCGCCCGCCCCGCCGCGCAGGCGATGTTCGCCAAGTCCAAAAGCGAGATGCCCGCCCGCCCTGCCGCGACGGCGGCGGCCTGA
- a CDS encoding right-handed parallel beta-helix repeat-containing protein, whose translation MPDIPQPPARDRSADGHLKIVIPNRPDPVPMVLHVSPDGSDEGDGSAARPFASLLRAQQAVRTLNRDHDVTVSLAQGVYRLTAPLRFNARDGGQNGYTVRWEGAPGLRTMLSGGTPITGWRKIDTPRNIWVARVPVGMDPRQLSVAGRLVQRASVEIPRSAVAFHPWGLEIRDPAWRFLAKLPDQSRIEVEGMSWFTHRHAVVDHIDGDRIVMQQPGWRNNLVGYDTIARPVSAEVARLFLLNALAFLRDPGQWFVDPKAGQLYYKPKPGEDMNRVEIVLPHLEHLVSIAGTYDDPVRDLEFRRLHFSHTSWRRPSGPEGYASQQSGAYLAGELVDYPADPIRDCSWGCWSFERMRNRWSQQPAAVQVAAARRIVFDEDRFSQLGQIALGIGNNPDANDSGIGLGAAAIAVTNSEFVDLAGGAIMAGGVQPDAHHPSRPEMGLRDIVIRNNRIKGVSHDYKEQSAILVTYASGTIIMNNDVSDTPYDGIDVGWGWGVNDPGGSAEYWRKQRGYYDQPGNIVYDTPTTLRDTVVKGNRVGRVKQWFPDGGAIYHLSADPGALIADNYIYDVAGAGGIAIYLDEGSRYVTVRNNVIDKVGGVWLNLNTQSHIAPKRTALDNVATGNWYNSGKLNGEWSEYLNNIAKDNVKVMESQWPAEAKAIIDASGVQRKSSAKP comes from the coding sequence ATGCCGGACATTCCGCAGCCGCCCGCCCGCGATCGGTCGGCCGACGGCCATCTGAAGATCGTCATTCCCAACCGGCCCGACCCAGTGCCGATGGTCCTGCACGTGTCGCCCGACGGATCGGACGAGGGTGACGGGTCGGCTGCCCGGCCCTTCGCTTCGCTTTTGCGGGCGCAGCAGGCGGTGCGGACGCTCAATCGCGATCATGATGTCACGGTGTCCTTGGCGCAAGGCGTCTATCGCCTGACGGCGCCGCTGCGTTTCAACGCCAGGGACGGCGGACAAAATGGCTACACCGTCCGCTGGGAAGGCGCGCCCGGCCTGCGCACCATGTTGTCCGGCGGCACCCCGATCACGGGCTGGAGGAAGATCGACACGCCGCGCAATATCTGGGTGGCGCGCGTGCCCGTAGGCATGGACCCGCGACAGTTGAGTGTCGCGGGTCGTCTGGTCCAGCGGGCATCAGTCGAAATTCCCCGGTCTGCGGTCGCGTTCCACCCCTGGGGGCTGGAAATCCGTGACCCGGCCTGGCGCTTTCTCGCCAAACTGCCCGATCAGAGCAGGATAGAGGTCGAGGGGATGAGCTGGTTCACCCATCGCCATGCGGTTGTGGATCATATCGATGGCGACCGGATCGTCATGCAGCAGCCTGGCTGGCGCAACAATCTGGTGGGCTATGACACGATCGCCCGCCCGGTTTCGGCGGAGGTCGCACGGCTGTTCCTGTTGAATGCCCTGGCCTTTCTGCGCGATCCGGGCCAGTGGTTCGTCGATCCCAAGGCTGGCCAGCTTTATTATAAGCCGAAGCCGGGCGAGGATATGAACCGGGTCGAGATAGTCCTGCCGCATCTGGAACATCTGGTCTCCATCGCCGGCACCTATGACGATCCAGTGCGCGATCTGGAATTTCGCCGGCTCCATTTCAGCCATACGAGTTGGCGACGACCGTCCGGGCCGGAAGGCTATGCCAGCCAGCAGAGCGGCGCTTATCTGGCCGGCGAGCTTGTCGATTATCCGGCCGATCCCATCCGTGATTGCAGCTGGGGGTGCTGGTCGTTCGAACGTATGCGCAATCGCTGGAGCCAGCAGCCAGCCGCTGTGCAAGTGGCGGCGGCACGGCGCATCGTCTTTGACGAAGACCGATTTTCGCAGCTGGGGCAGATCGCGCTGGGGATAGGCAACAACCCGGACGCCAATGACAGCGGCATCGGCTTGGGCGCTGCAGCGATCGCGGTGACGAACAGCGAATTTGTCGATCTGGCCGGTGGCGCGATCATGGCGGGCGGGGTGCAGCCGGACGCCCATCATCCCTCGCGCCCGGAAATGGGACTGCGCGACATCGTCATTCGCAACAATCGCATCAAAGGCGTGTCGCACGACTATAAAGAACAATCAGCCATTCTGGTGACCTATGCCTCCGGCACGATAATCATGAACAATGATGTGTCGGACACGCCCTATGACGGGATAGATGTCGGATGGGGATGGGGCGTCAATGACCCTGGCGGCAGTGCCGAATATTGGCGTAAACAGCGGGGCTATTATGACCAGCCAGGCAATATCGTCTATGACACGCCGACCACGCTGCGCGATACGGTCGTCAAGGGCAATCGGGTGGGACGGGTCAAGCAATGGTTCCCCGATGGCGGCGCCATCTATCACCTGTCGGCGGACCCCGGCGCCCTGATCGCGGACAATTACATCTATGATGTCGCCGGCGCGGGCGGGATCGCCATCTATCTGGACGAAGGCTCACGCTATGTGACCGTGCGCAACAATGTGATCGACAAGGTGGGCGGGGTATGGCTGAACCTCAACACCCAGTCCCATATCGCGCCCAAGCGCACCGCATTGGACAATGTCGCGACGGGCAACTGGTATAATAGCGGCAAGCTCAACGGCGAGTGGAGCGAGTACCTCAACAATATTGCGAAGGATAATGTGAAAGTCATGGAAAGCCAGTGGCCGGCCGAGGCCAAGGCGATTATTGACGCAAGTGGTGTTCAGCGTAAGTCGTCGGCAAAACCATAA
- a CDS encoding glycoside hydrolase family 97 protein, with the protein MPNLSLRACALTLPFVFMTPAFAQDARPAVTAASPDGSIILTVSTDNDSRPTWSLSRKGKLLIAPSKLGFILTDGLNMVRGFAIAGSDKGQGNDRWEQPWGERRFVADRYNEVTVRFRQSDVQGARLMNVHFRLFDNGVGFRYELPQQPGLKRMKIADETTEFDIVPKGTAWWIPGGEWNRYEQVYQNTPIDAVSTAHTPITMKLDDGTHLSFHEAALVDYAAYWLKRASGQTFRTILSPSSQGARVIRDLPFNTPWRTIRIADGAAGLVENDLELNLNEPNKLGDVSWFKPAKYIGIWWGMIRGDWTWAEGPKHGATTARAKQYIDFAAKHGFRGVLVEGWDKGWNGDWFGHGDDFSFTQSTPDFDLPGLATYAKKKGVHLIGHHETGGNIANYEAQLDDAMKLYGGLGVDVVKTGYVADAGGIIAPGDTPGTTRMEYHDGQRQVQHHLRVVETAAKYHVAVNAHEPVKDTGLRRTYPNWVAREGARGMEYNAWGAFANGPDHEPTLVYTRMLSGPMDFTPGVLSLEGADHAPLASTLAKQLGLYLALYSPIQMAADFVETLAKYPKELDFIAKVPADWSESHLIAGEVGDYAIFARKDRNSANWYVGGVNDATARTVSLNFDYLEPGKSYTATIYKDGAGATYLTDARHRISYETQTVRKGDRYDLWLAPGGGVAMRLVPSQ; encoded by the coding sequence ATGCCGAACCTATCGCTGCGCGCCTGCGCGCTGACCCTCCCGTTCGTCTTCATGACACCGGCTTTTGCGCAGGATGCGCGGCCTGCCGTCACCGCCGCCTCGCCCGACGGGTCGATCATACTGACCGTCTCGACCGACAATGACAGCCGCCCCACCTGGTCGCTCTCGCGCAAGGGCAAGCTGTTGATCGCGCCGTCCAAGCTGGGCTTTATCCTGACCGACGGCCTCAACATGGTGCGCGGCTTTGCGATCGCCGGGTCCGACAAGGGTCAGGGCAATGACCGCTGGGAACAGCCTTGGGGCGAACGGCGCTTCGTGGCCGACCGTTATAATGAAGTCACGGTCCGTTTCCGCCAATCCGATGTGCAGGGCGCGCGGCTGATGAACGTGCATTTCCGCCTGTTCGATAATGGCGTGGGCTTTCGTTATGAGCTGCCGCAGCAACCCGGCCTCAAAAGGATGAAGATCGCCGACGAAACGACCGAGTTCGATATCGTGCCCAAGGGCACGGCCTGGTGGATACCGGGCGGCGAATGGAACCGCTACGAGCAGGTCTATCAGAACACGCCGATCGACGCCGTGTCGACCGCGCATACGCCCATCACCATGAAGCTGGACGACGGCACGCATCTGTCCTTCCACGAAGCGGCGCTGGTCGATTATGCGGCCTATTGGCTCAAGCGCGCGTCCGGCCAGACTTTCCGTACCATCTTGTCGCCCTCGTCGCAGGGCGCGCGCGTGATCCGCGACCTGCCGTTCAACACGCCCTGGCGCACCATCCGCATCGCCGACGGCGCGGCGGGGCTGGTTGAGAATGACCTGGAACTCAACCTCAACGAACCCAATAAACTGGGCGACGTCAGCTGGTTCAAGCCCGCCAAATATATCGGCATCTGGTGGGGCATGATCCGGGGCGACTGGACATGGGCGGAGGGGCCGAAGCACGGCGCGACCACGGCGCGGGCGAAGCAATATATCGACTTTGCGGCCAAGCATGGCTTTCGTGGCGTGCTGGTCGAAGGATGGGACAAGGGCTGGAACGGCGACTGGTTCGGCCATGGTGACGATTTCAGCTTCACCCAATCAACCCCTGATTTCGACCTGCCTGGCTTGGCCACTTATGCAAAAAAGAAGGGCGTCCACCTGATCGGCCATCATGAGACGGGCGGCAATATCGCCAATTATGAGGCGCAACTGGACGACGCGATGAAGCTCTATGGGGGGCTGGGCGTCGATGTCGTCAAGACCGGCTATGTCGCGGACGCGGGCGGGATCATCGCGCCGGGCGATACGCCGGGGACCACCCGCATGGAATATCATGACGGCCAGCGGCAGGTGCAGCATCATCTGCGTGTCGTGGAGACGGCGGCGAAATATCATGTCGCGGTCAATGCGCATGAGCCGGTCAAGGATACGGGCCTGCGTCGCACCTATCCCAATTGGGTGGCGCGCGAAGGGGCGCGGGGCATGGAATATAATGCCTGGGGAGCCTTCGCCAACGGCCCGGACCATGAACCCACGCTGGTCTATACAAGGATGCTGTCTGGCCCGATGGACTTCACGCCGGGCGTACTGAGCCTGGAAGGGGCGGACCACGCGCCGCTCGCCTCGACGCTCGCGAAGCAACTGGGCCTCTATCTCGCCCTCTATTCCCCGATCCAGATGGCAGCAGACTTTGTGGAGACGCTGGCCAAATATCCCAAGGAACTGGATTTCATTGCAAAGGTGCCGGCCGACTGGAGCGAAAGCCACCTGATCGCAGGTGAAGTGGGCGACTATGCGATTTTCGCGCGCAAGGATCGCAACAGCGCAAATTGGTATGTCGGCGGCGTCAACGACGCGACCGCGCGGACGGTTTCGCTCAATTTCGATTATCTGGAGCCGGGCAAAAGCTACACTGCCACCATCTACAAGGATGGCGCAGGCGCGACCTATCTGACCGACGCGCGGCACAGGATCTCCTATGAAACGCAAACCGTGCGCAAGGGCGACCGTTACGACCTGTGGCTGGCGCCGGGCGGCGGCGTGGCGATGCGGCTGGTGCCCAGCCAATAA
- a CDS encoding glutathione S-transferase family protein: protein MGWQDEPAAGQLRMYHIPGCPFSERIELLLDLKGLHGIMADHEIDISQPRPDWLLAKTRGTTALPALELENGATLKESMVIMRYVEDRFPDPPVARQDPYEHAVEAMLCATDGQFTGAGYRMILNRDPAKREEHKAEVDAQYSRLDDYLRHYAPDGDYLFDRFGWAEVAFTPMFKRLWFLDYYEAYQIPQHLTRLLRWREACLARPVAQRHHGHRELMTLYYDYSQGGGNGRLPEGRTVSSFALDPPWDSRPLPPRDKWGAPATDADLGLLPA, encoded by the coding sequence ATGGGCTGGCAGGACGAACCCGCCGCTGGGCAGCTGCGCATGTACCATATCCCCGGCTGCCCCTTTTCCGAACGGATCGAATTGCTGCTCGACCTGAAGGGGTTGCACGGCATCATGGCCGATCATGAGATCGACATATCGCAGCCGCGCCCCGACTGGCTGCTCGCCAAGACGCGCGGCACCACCGCGCTGCCCGCGCTGGAGCTGGAAAATGGCGCGACCCTGAAGGAAAGCATGGTCATCATGCGCTATGTCGAGGATCGCTTTCCCGATCCGCCGGTGGCGCGGCAAGACCCCTATGAACATGCGGTCGAAGCGATGCTGTGCGCGACCGACGGCCAGTTTACCGGCGCCGGCTATCGCATGATCCTCAATCGCGACCCGGCGAAGCGCGAGGAGCATAAGGCGGAGGTGGACGCGCAATATTCGCGGCTGGACGACTATCTGCGTCACTATGCGCCGGATGGCGATTATCTGTTCGACCGGTTCGGCTGGGCGGAGGTCGCCTTCACGCCGATGTTCAAGCGGCTCTGGTTCCTCGACTATTACGAAGCCTATCAGATCCCGCAGCATCTGACCCGGCTGCTGCGCTGGCGCGAAGCGTGCCTGGCGCGTCCGGTGGCGCAGCGCCATCATGGCCATCGCGAACTGATGACGCTCTATTATGATTACAGCCAGGGCGGCGGCAATGGTCGGCTGCCCGAAGGCCGCACCGTATCCAGCTTCGCCCTCGACCCGCCCTGGGACAGCCGCCCGCTGCCGCCGCGCGACAAATGGGGTGCCCCCGCCACCGACGCCGATCTCGGCCTTCTTCCCGCATAA
- a CDS encoding aldehyde dehydrogenase family protein, producing the protein MPNTMQHYIDGQWVDSQGGRTVAVINPATDQSAADLMLGTAADVDAAVVAARRAFETFSLTSREERIALLERTVVEYQKRVPDIARAIATEMGCPISMAQTAQAGSGLGHLAQALNALKSYEFSEKIGDNRVVREPIGVVALITPWNWPMNQIVAKVGPALAAGCTMILKPSEEAPSCAAIFAEVLDAAGVPPGVFNLVQGDGEGVGTALAKHPDIDMVSFTGSTRAGIMVAKNAADTVKRVAQELGGKSPNIILEGTPLDKALPGGVGGVLLNSGQSCVAPTRMLVHKSQHDEAAEKVGAMFAAKKVGDPLSEGDHIGPVVSQRQWDRIQGLIQTGIDEGATLVTGGTGRPEALDAGSYVRPTVFANVTPDMTIAKEEIFGPVLVLMPYEDDEDAIRIANDTPYGLGAYIAGDPAHARKFVSRIRAGAVFVNAGGLAMDMPFGGYKQSGNGREFGKFGLEEFLEVKSVIGALPEEVA; encoded by the coding sequence ATGCCTAATACGATGCAACATTATATCGACGGCCAGTGGGTCGACAGCCAGGGCGGTCGGACCGTCGCCGTCATCAACCCGGCCACCGACCAGAGCGCCGCCGATCTGATGCTGGGCACCGCCGCCGATGTCGACGCCGCTGTCGTCGCGGCTCGGCGCGCATTCGAAACATTTTCGCTGACCAGCCGCGAAGAGCGCATCGCCCTGCTGGAACGCACCGTCGTCGAATATCAAAAGCGCGTCCCCGATATCGCCCGCGCCATCGCCACCGAAATGGGCTGCCCCATTTCCATGGCGCAAACGGCGCAGGCGGGATCGGGCCTGGGGCATCTGGCACAGGCGCTCAACGCACTGAAGAGTTATGAATTTTCCGAGAAGATCGGCGATAATCGGGTGGTGCGCGAGCCGATCGGCGTAGTCGCGCTCATCACGCCCTGGAACTGGCCGATGAACCAGATCGTCGCCAAGGTCGGCCCGGCCCTGGCGGCCGGTTGCACGATGATCCTCAAGCCCTCAGAAGAAGCGCCCAGTTGCGCCGCCATTTTCGCTGAGGTGCTGGACGCCGCCGGTGTCCCGCCCGGCGTCTTCAACCTGGTGCAGGGCGATGGCGAAGGCGTAGGCACCGCGCTCGCCAAACATCCCGACATCGATATGGTGAGCTTCACCGGCTCCACCCGCGCGGGCATCATGGTGGCGAAGAACGCCGCCGATACGGTCAAGCGGGTCGCGCAGGAACTGGGCGGCAAGTCGCCCAACATCATCCTGGAAGGGACACCGCTCGACAAAGCGCTGCCCGGCGGGGTGGGCGGCGTGCTGCTCAACAGCGGCCAGAGTTGTGTCGCGCCCACCCGGATGTTGGTCCACAAGTCCCAGCATGACGAAGCGGCGGAAAAGGTCGGCGCGATGTTCGCCGCCAAGAAGGTCGGCGATCCGCTGAGCGAAGGCGATCATATCGGCCCGGTCGTCAGCCAGCGCCAGTGGGACCGCATCCAGGGCCTGATCCAGACCGGCATAGACGAAGGCGCGACGCTGGTGACTGGCGGCACCGGGCGGCCCGAAGCGCTGGACGCGGGCAGCTATGTCCGCCCCACCGTCTTCGCCAACGTCACGCCGGACATGACCATCGCGAAGGAGGAGATTTTCGGCCCCGTCCTGGTCCTCATGCCGTATGAAGATGATGAGGACGCGATCCGCATCGCCAACGACACGCCCTATGGGCTGGGCGCCTATATTGCGGGTGACCCCGCCCATGCGCGCAAGTTCGTCAGCCGCATCCGCGCGGGCGCGGTCTTCGTCAATGCTGGCGGGCTGGCCATGGACATGCCGTTTGGCGGCTACAAGCAGTCGGGGAATGGCCGCGAGTTTGGGAAGTTCGGGCTCGAGGAGTTTCTGGAGGTGAAATCGGTCATCGGCGCGCTGCCAGAGGAAGTCGCCTGA
- a CDS encoding thioesterase family protein yields the protein MNAFFQRIVRIEWGHCDPAGIVHAPRYFDIFGQSTMLLFEQAGLPKKREMLATMPFAGFPMVDVSARFFVPTAYGDDVLVEADAPVFGNSSFTVAHRLSLDGRLCVECVEKRVWTAPDDSRPGGLRAERVPDAVRILFAK from the coding sequence GTGAACGCTTTCTTCCAGCGGATCGTCCGCATCGAATGGGGCCATTGCGACCCGGCCGGTATCGTCCACGCGCCGCGCTATTTCGATATTTTCGGGCAAAGCACGATGTTGCTGTTCGAACAGGCGGGATTGCCCAAGAAGCGGGAGATGCTGGCGACGATGCCCTTTGCCGGCTTTCCGATGGTCGATGTGTCCGCGCGTTTCTTCGTGCCCACCGCCTATGGCGACGATGTGCTGGTGGAGGCGGACGCGCCGGTCTTCGGCAACAGCAGCTTCACCGTCGCGCACCGATTGTCGCTGGACGGGCGGCTGTGCGTGGAATGTGTCGAAAAGCGGGTCTGGACTGCGCCCGACGACAGCCGGCCGGGCGGATTGCGGGCGGAGCGAGTGCCGGATGCCGTCAGGATATTGTTCGCTAAATAG
- a CDS encoding DUF4197 domain-containing protein, producing the protein MEQRFGLSDRRSLIAALALLPLAACATPMGRYTVEEAVRRLLQLSSERAFARLTEPGGFYDDQLTRITPPDLGGGNGGAVLSALLRTNAVRNQVARSLNDVAVDLADNATPIVMDAVQRMTLADAVSVLRGGPTAATDLLAREARGSVVEALLPGASRALRSDMFEMLSAALSASGGRDYAALADNVSGQIGDAIFRAIGREEAEIRRDPGATRDPILMALLR; encoded by the coding sequence ATGGAGCAAAGATTCGGCCTTTCCGACAGGCGCAGCCTGATCGCGGCCCTGGCGCTATTGCCGCTGGCGGCCTGCGCCACTCCGATGGGGCGCTATACGGTCGAGGAAGCGGTGCGACGGCTGCTCCAATTGTCGAGCGAACGCGCCTTTGCCCGGCTGACCGAACCGGGCGGCTTTTATGACGACCAGTTGACCCGCATTACCCCGCCCGACCTTGGCGGTGGCAATGGCGGCGCGGTGCTGTCCGCCTTGCTGCGCACCAATGCAGTGCGCAATCAGGTAGCGCGGTCGCTTAACGATGTCGCGGTCGATCTGGCCGACAATGCCACGCCGATCGTGATGGATGCGGTGCAGCGTATGACGCTGGCCGACGCGGTGTCGGTGCTGCGCGGCGGACCGACGGCCGCGACCGACCTGCTGGCGCGCGAAGCGCGTGGATCGGTGGTCGAGGCGCTGCTGCCCGGCGCGTCGCGCGCGCTGCGGTCCGACATGTTCGAAATGCTGTCGGCTGCGCTCTCGGCCAGCGGGGGCCGGGACTATGCGGCGCTGGCCGATAATGTGTCCGGCCAGATCGGCGACGCCATCTTTCGCGCAATCGGGCGGGAAGAGGCGGAGATTCGCCGCGATCCGGGCGCGACGCGCGACCCGATCCTGATGGCGCTGCTGCGATAG
- a CDS encoding glutathione S-transferase family protein, whose translation MLELLTSETPNGWKVSILLEELGEPYKVTPIALTDRVQKQDWYVALNPNGRIPTLVDHDAGDFVIFESGAILLYLAEKFGRFMPTDAQDRSRVIQWVMWQMSGLGPMMGQATVFNRYFDEKLPSVIDRYVRESQRLFSVMDAQLATRDYLVGDYSIADIACFPWVRGHDWAGVDMGGFPHLQRWFDRISARPAVQRGLLIPTPPTDAEMAEKTTKQGKTILA comes from the coding sequence ATGCTGGAACTGCTGACGTCGGAAACGCCCAACGGGTGGAAAGTCTCGATCCTGCTGGAGGAACTGGGCGAACCCTATAAGGTGACGCCGATTGCGCTGACCGACCGCGTGCAGAAGCAGGACTGGTATGTCGCGCTTAATCCCAATGGCCGCATCCCGACACTGGTGGATCATGACGCCGGGGACTTCGTCATCTTCGAATCCGGCGCGATCCTGCTGTATCTGGCGGAAAAATTCGGCCGTTTCATGCCCACGGATGCGCAGGATCGCAGCCGCGTGATCCAGTGGGTGATGTGGCAGATGTCCGGCCTTGGCCCGATGATGGGGCAGGCGACCGTCTTCAACCGCTATTTCGACGAAAAGCTGCCGTCGGTGATCGACCGCTATGTGCGCGAAAGCCAGCGTTTGTTCAGCGTGATGGACGCTCAGCTGGCGACACGCGACTATCTGGTCGGCGACTATTCGATCGCCGATATCGCCTGCTTTCCCTGGGTGCGCGGCCATGACTGGGCCGGCGTCGACATGGGCGGCTTCCCCCATCTTCAGCGCTGGTTCGACAGGATTTCAGCGCGGCCCGCGGTGCAGCGCGGGCTTCTTATCCCCACACCGCCGACTGACGCGGAAATGGCGGAAAAAACGACCAAACAGGGAAAGACCATTCTCGCGTGA